A genomic window from Aythya fuligula isolate bAytFul2 chromosome 15, bAytFul2.pri, whole genome shotgun sequence includes:
- the DEXI gene encoding dexamethasone-induced protein has product MPAAVSARLDALESWAFHALLALPYMFYVGLFFVNVLILYYAFLMEYIVLNVGIVFLPEDVDQALLDLGVLSEPGSVLYETDGELDVFDGYLE; this is encoded by the coding sequence ATGCCCGCCGCTGTGTCGGCACGGCTGGATGCGCTGGAGTCCTGGGCCTTCCATGCGCTGCTGGCGCTGCCCTATATGTTCTACGTGGGTTTGTTCTTCGTCAACGTGCTGATCCTGTACTATGCCTTCCTGATGGAGTATATCGTCCTCAACGTGGGCATCGTCTTCCTGCCCGAGGACGTGGACCAGGCTCTGCTGGACCTGGGAGTGCTCTCCGAGCCGGGCTCCGTGCTCTACGAGACGGACGGCGAGCTGGATGTCTTTGACGGCTACCTGGAGTGA